A genomic stretch from Phaeodactylum tricornutum CCAP 1055/1 chromosome 22, whole genome shotgun sequence includes:
- a CDS encoding predicted protein: MLSFVPGPHRQRLEIRDPHRITRCAAPGDEIRQSSFGSTVRKDETCGETKEMPHQFLSDTAIPPPGPILHGTGSGGGTSGFRRTKSVFSMSSVQSSVSDSSETSSSPLHLQPPTQIQEADRFQIQNVPHSFGRDVRAYTEDSPWAPVFDAGMRKVLEPHLRRARLDREHARQLTVHCLGQPVESSIGSSAHVPYTSLRYERRFLFDEQMYPLHLILAQTLNVQDLSQVHQVVNADLMKPLLCRDTRRAFHVAYDNFITSFCLPLLHEIAMIKNIVHSASHRVTYRYQAFPNISIVRPGDEATLPTCQTAQGKSIGCLYFHIPLTPSHGTNALYAESYPGKEDWHPLQAKSFGLGYLFDGARCLQFGLENTTKSSRVSLDFSVALYCESSVAKPNHCRHQNRAEDRHTVLCPPELLHDAYSRGGPGYYEEAVIDLSRPTATSSARHNAGTKRCTSMVQRKRGCRLMEPDGRMGAPFV; this comes from the coding sequence ATgctttcgttcgttccaGGCCCACACCGGCAGCGATTAGAGATTCGTGATCCGCACAGAATCACTCGTTGTGCGGCTCCCGGAGACGAAATCCGGCAATCATCGTTTGGATCAACCGTACGCAAGGATGAGACTTGTGGAGAAACCAAGGAAATGCCGCATCAATTTTTATCGGATACCGCCATTCCTCCGCCTGGTCCAATCCTACACGGTACGGGTAGCGGCGGTGGTACATCCGGTTTCCGTCGCACCAAGTCGGTCTTTTCCATGTCTTCGGTACAATCTAGTGTGTCCGATTCTTCCGagacttcttcttctcccTTGCATCTGCAGCCACCTACCCAAATTCAAGAAGCCGATCGTTTTCAAATTCAAAACGTACCGCACTCGTTCGGCCGAGACGTTCGAGCCTACACGGAAGATTCTCCTTGGGCGCCGGTCTTTGATGCGGGGATGCGCAAGGTCCTGGAACCGCATCTGCGTCGAGCCCGCCTAGATCGTGAACACGCTCGTCAACTCACGGTCCATTGCCTCGGGCAACCGGTGGAGAGCTCCATCGGCAGCTCCGCGCACGTGCCGTATACCTCACTACGATACGAACGGCGGTTCTTGTTTGACGAACAAATGTATCCCTTGCATCTAATTCTGGCGCAGACACTCAACGTGCAAGACCTGTCGCAGGTGCATCAAGTTGTAAATGCGGATCTGATGAAACCGCTTCTTTGTCGTGACACAAGAAGAGCCTTCCACGTTGCCTACGACAACTTCATCACGTCCTTTTGTTTACCCCTACTACATGAAATCGCCATGATCAAGAACATTGTGCACAGTGCCTCGCATCGAGTCACATATCGCTACCAAGCCTTTCCCAATATTAGCATTGTTCGTCCCGGTGACGAAGCTACCCTACCTACCTGCCAGACAGCACAAGGCAAGAGTATCGGATGCCTGTATTTTCACATTCCGCTCACACCGTCCCACGGAACCAATGCGTTGTACGCCGAATCGTACCCCGGAAAGGAAGATTGGCACCCCCTACAAGCCAAGTCCTTCGGTCTCGGATATCTGTTTGATGGTGCCCGGTGCTTACAATTCGGCCTCGAGAACACTACAAAATCGTCACGCGTGTCGCTCGATTTTTCCGTCGCCCTCTATTGCGAGAGCAGCGTGGCTAAACCAAATCACTGCCGTCATCAAAATCGTGCGGAAGATCGTCACACTGTACTCTGTCCACCTGAGCTCTTGCACGATGCGTACTCGCGGGGCGGACCAGGGTACTACGAGGAAGCCGTGATAGATTTGAGTCGTCCTACCGCAACGTCATCGGCTCGGCACAACGCTGGTACCAAGCGTTGCACCAGCATGGTGCAACGTAAACGTGGCTGCAGACTCATGGAGCCCGATGGACGCATGGGAGCGCCATTTGTGTAA
- a CDS encoding predicted protein, with product MKERRSGLNPSGSSVYPLHPPDSRVLVRVPSDISFLDRLIVAGSSIFIVGSLVWVPLTARWVYRRWKQAKDKRKRALYASLLVILAVLVIGGPHRSPRVGKWLQVRKWSLFQAWVKFIAMEVILDQPKGITMDVQQDKAIFAFAPHGIFPFAFAFGVLPDIATQSFGYVRPVVATATRLFPVVRDFISWANPVDASKDSVERALALGDRIAVIPGGIAEIFEGYPKPNTHPDEEYAIVRSGFLRLAIKHGIPVIPVYCFGATKMLKRLELPGLEQLSLFLRVSICLFFGVGGLPIPFRQRLSYVMGQPILPPVRTTGSDISDAHVKEMQDRFCAEVQRLFDRHKEAYGWSHKTLKLLEQ from the exons ATGAAAGAAAGAAGATCTGGCCTAAATCCGTCAGGATCCTCCGTGTATCCATTGCACCCTCCTGACAGTCGCGTTCTCGTTCGAGTCCCCTCCGATATTTCCTTTCTTGATCGTCTCATCGTCGCTGGCAGCAGTATCTTTATTGTCGGTTCGCTAGTATGGGTTCCATTGACCGCAAGATGGGTCTACAGGCGGTGGAAGCAAGCTAAAGATAAACGAAAGCGGGCTTTGTATGCCTCTCTACTCGTGATTCTGGCAGTTCTCGTTATTGGCGGACCCCACCGATCTCCTCGTGTCGGCAAATGGCTCCAAGTACGAAAGTGGTCCCTCTTCCAAGCGTGGGTAAAGTTTATTGCTATGGAAGTGATTTTGGATCAACCGAAAGGCATTACTATGGACGTCCAACAAGACAAG GCGATTTTTGCATTCGCGCCACATGGAATCTTTCCGTTTGCGTTCGCCTTTGGAGTGCTTCCCGATATTGCCACACAATCGTTTGGCTACGTTCGTCCGGTCGTGGCAACCGCCACAAGGTTGTTTCCTGTAGTCCGGGATTTCATCTCTTGGGCGAATCCGGT AGACGCTTCCAAAGATTCCGTTGAACGTGCTTTAGCATTGGGCGATCGCATTGCTGTAATACCTGGAGGAATTGCAGAAATTTTCGAAGGATATCCGAAACCGAACACGCATCCGGATGAAGAGTACGCTATCGTACGGAGTGGATTTTTGCGTTTGGCAATAAAACACGGTATCCCAGTGATTCCCGTATACTGTTTCGGCGCTACCAAAATGTTGAAGCGTCTGGAGCTTCCTGGCCTGGAGCAACTGTCCCTGTTTCTACGCGTGAGCATTTGCCTCTTTTTTGGAGTCGGCGGGTTGCCCATCCCTTTCCGACAACGATTGTCGTACGTAATGGGACAACCAATTTTGCCACCCGTAAGGACAACGGGCAGCGATATTTCGGACGCACACGTCAAAGAAATGCAAGATCGCTTTTGTGCTGAGGTCCAGCGGCTCTTTGATCGACATAAGGAAGCTTATGGTTGGTCCCACAAAACGCTGAAACTATTGGAACAGTGA
- a CDS encoding DNA binding protein, which produces MTTAALHANNPHAMRVATNTGPRPQLRRAVYIHVSDLTNAYNIDHARLEEELIRVQTNRDKPSEPSSSRFGVPTELDTSASQKRLQPPRGGYNLCVLVGKVEVVVDKYRVDGSRVRLAEVEVGDETGTVSLRARDEQIDGLTEVSQRAGAVVLRNCTLELYQGKHIRLAITKWGKLNSFPDQIASTPPPPSKMNHDRNFSLIDLSMVASEMASDPYRSTEADSHNSSIRQQSYPPAQPRRGQGRKSSTLKMQTGASVVSHHYPTSASAIPMPYSQGNLHGYGYTESMEPQPYTYHTRPHERMTSAQQQQLMMQQHYEMQQHQLQQMYQHASQGRQQMLSSQPIMIAPGLQATSSFDTVPETSPFLTSGHGAAASPKQQSQSNPTLRSDSPQSQGKMNPQAATYDPP; this is translated from the exons ATGACCACAGCTGCACTTCATGCTAACAATCCTCATGCCATGAGAGTAGCTACGAATACAGGCCCTCGGCCACAACTTCGTCGAGCTGTCTACATTCATGTTTCGGACCTCACAAACGCCTACAACATCGATCACGCTCGCCTTGAGGAAGAACTTATTAGGGTGCAAACTAACCGAGACAAACCTTCCGAGCCTAGCTCGTCTCGATTTGGTGTTCCTACAGAGCTGGATACAAGCGCCTCACAAAAAAGATTGCAGCCCCCTCGTGGAGGCTACAATCTATGCGT TCTGGTGGGAAAGGTCGAAGTTGTAGTAGATAAATATCGGGTCGATGGATCCCGGGTTCGACTGGCTGAAGTCGAAGTAGGGGACGAAACTGGAACGGTCTCTCTTCGAGCCAGAGACGAGCAGATCGATGGGCTAACGGAAGTTTCCCAGCGGGCTGGCGCCGTGGTATTGAGAAATTGCACCCTTGAGCTATATCAAGGAAAGCACATTCGCCTGGCGATCACAAAATGGGGAAAACTAAACAGCTTTCCGGATCAGATCGCCAGTACTCCGCCTCCACCGAGCAAAATGAATCACGATCGCAATTTTTCTTTGATTGACCTCAGCATGGTTGCGAGCGAAATGGCAAGTGACCCGTACAGGTCGACAGAAGCAGATTCGCATAACTCTTCCATTCGTCAGCAGTCTTATCCTCCTGCCCAGCCTAGACGCGGACAAGGCAGAAAAAGTTCTACACTCAAAATGCAGACTGGTGCGTCGGTCGTCTCTCACCACTATCCTACCAGTGCGAGCGCAATCCCAATGCCTTACAGCCAAGGTAATTTACACGGCTATGGATACACAGAAAGCATGGAGCCGCAACCATACACGTACCATACTCGACCTCATGAAAGAATGACCTCGGCtcaacagcagcaattgATGATGCAGCAACACTACGAAATGCAACAACATCAGTTACAGCAGATGTACCAGCATGCATCCCAGGGCCGTCAGCAAATGCTTTCATCGCAGCCAATAATGATTGCTCCAGGCTTGCAAGCCACCTCGAGTTTCGACACCGTTCCAGAGACTTCGCCGTTCCTTACCTCTGGACATGGTGCTGCCGCAAGTCCTAAACAGCAATCGCAATCCAATCCTACATTGCGCTCAGACTCTCCCCAATCTCAAGGGAAAATGAACCCACAAGCCGCCACCTATGATCCTCCCTAG